ACCGGATCGTTGACGATGGCTTCCCAACGCAGAAAGGCGGCGATACGCGGTTTCAGCTTGGCCTGACGGAGCAGCGGCAACACGACCGTCGGGCCGGTCACCACGACAATGGACCCGAAGAGGCAGGCAGGCCCCCATGCCAGACCGCCGACATAATGCGCGGCGGCGGAACCCAGAATCCAGTTGATGGGCAACGCCACCAGGGTAAGCCTGATCACCCCTTCACCGGCTACGCTGAGTTGTCGGAAATCCAGCGCAAGACCACCTTCAAACACGATCAGCGCCACGGCGAGCGAGACGACAGGGTGAAACAGCGGACCGATCAGCGTCGAGGGATGAAGGATATCGAGCCCCGGTCCCAGCACCAGTCCCAGCACAAAAAGCAGCACGATGGCGGGAAGATGGAATCGCCAGGCAATCCACTGCGCGGCCATGCCGCCGCAGAAAACAAGGAAGATCAGGAAGGCCGCATCCTGAGTCATGCAGGGAACCCTGTAAACGTATCTGCCATTTTCTCTCCCATGCCGTGGAAACCACGCCGCCGGCGCCCTGTGCCGCGTTCAATGCTGATATGAAACAGCTTATACACGACAGGACGTGATCGCCCCATAGAGGGGCGGCTCTTGGCGAACATTCTGTTTGCGTTCACACTCGGCCTCATACGCCGTCGGTCCCCGACTGGCTCTCCATGCAGCATCAGGGAATTGTTGAATGTCTCAGATCGAAGTTGTAGCCATCGTGAAGGTCAAGGCGGGCAAGGAAGCGGAAGCTGCCGAAGCCATGAAGGCCTGCGTGGCACCCTCACGGGCTGAAAGCACCAACCATGCCTACACACCGCATCGTGATCTCGATGCACCCGACACGATGATTTTCATCGAACGCTGGGACAGCCGCGAGGCGTTGCAGGCCCACATGGAAACGCCGCATTTCAAAAAAATGGCCGCCATCCTGGAACCGCTTCTGGCCGCTCCGCTGGCGGTCCATATTCTCCAGCCTCTCTGAAAGACCGCGCGGGAAAATCTGATTCCCGCGCCTGCCGTGAATCGACCGGATGATCCTGAACGCCGCCTTTCTCACAAGGGCGGCGTCCCTGAAGCTTTGTGAAAAAAGCTTCACCAGACACGTCTCCATAACTTACAGGGAGCGCCACAAGCAGCCGTTTGAAATCCTCGCCTGTCAGTTTTCCAGAGCCGCCCTTTACAGCCGTCCGCGTTGCCGCAATCGTCCGAGCAGCTTTCTTGCCGCCAGCAGCATCACAGGACCGATCCGGCCAAAACGCGCCTCCGCGAGCTGTTTTTCCAGAGCGAGCACACGACTTTCCAGCGCCCGAATATGCCGGTCATCGGCCTGACGCTTCTCCAGCAACTCCAGTAAACGCCGTTCCAGAAACGCCTGTTCCTCCGCCGGATCGACCAATGGAGCAGCAGAAATCGCTCCGGACTGACGCCTGCCTTCGCCCGTCACCACCGTTTTCTGCTCACACCCCGACCGGACGTGGACACAGAGCCCGTTCGACCAGTCCGCAGACAATATGCGCGGCGGTGATGTGAAGCTGCTGGATTACCGGCGTCCAGTTGGCTGGCACCGCGAGCGTGACGTCACAATGCGCGCCCTGCACACCGGCATGTCCCGTGAACGCCGCCGTCACCAGACCGATTTCACGCGCAGCCTCGAAAGCCCGCAGGATATTGGGAGAACGCCCTGAGGTGGTGATACCGAGAAAGACATCCCCCGCCCGTCCCAGCGCCATGACCTGACGCGAGAAAATATCCGCAAACCCGTAATCATTGCCGATGGCGGTGATGCCGGACGTGTCAGTCGTCAGCGCGACCGCGCTCAGCGGGCGGCGGTCATACATCAGCCGCGCCGTGAACTCTCCGGCGATATGCTGCGCATCGGCGGCGCTGCCACCGTTACCGGCAATCAGCAACCGACCGCCTTTTTCCAGTGCCGCGACAATCCGGGCACCCATGTCCAGCATGACAGCCTGAGACGCTTCATCCTGCGCGAAAGCCGCCATTGCATCGGCTGACTGACGCAGATAGTCGGTCATGAACCCTTTGTCGGCCCCGACTGTTTCCGCTGCGTCGTCCATGGCTACCCTCTCAAGCATCACCCGTTATCCTCAACTGACCATAGCGCGAGACTAAGACAAGGACATGTCTAAACCGTTTCCGCACCAATGCCGTCTTTTCTTCTGACGGGACAGGTCTTGGCACATTCTGCTCCAGCAGACTCATTCAACCCGATAAAGATGGCACAAAAACAAGTCTCTAAACCTCCTCCTGCCGCGACGACGGCTCACTGCCTGTTCATTGCCCCAGAAGGCCAGATCGCCCGTCATCGCATGCCCATGGCCCACACGAAAAACGCAGAAGCAGCGCATCATCCGTCACCCGCAGTGATGGATTGAGCGCCGGATCACGCGACATCCTGCCGGACCAGCGAGCGACGAGCCGCGCCGTCTCCAGCCAGTAGCTCAGGATCTGCACCGGGGTCGCATCCCGTCCCCGCGTGCCCCCATCCACATGCGTCAGGCTCGCATGGGGCGTCCATACCACCCGCCAACCCGCCGCTCCGGCACGCAGACACAGATCAATATCGTTGCAGGATACAGCGAAAGACTCGTCGACACCGCCGATCCGGTCGAAGACCTCCCTGCGAATCATCAGGCACGCCCCTGTGACAGCACTCATATCCCGCTGGCAGACCAGCGCGTTCAGGTAGCCGGACTCCTGTGCTTTCGCGCCGCGCAGCAGATGCGTAGCGCCATCCCGCGACAGCATCACCCCGGCATGCTGCACCGTTCCATCCGGATAAAGCAGTCGCGCCCCCACAACCCCCACACCCGGACGCAGGGTCTGCCGCACCATTTCGTCCAGCCAGTCCGGGTGCAGAATACGCACATCATCATTGAGCAGAAGCAGTCTATCGCCCCGACTGTGCGCCACAGCCTGATTATTCAGGCGCGCCCAGTTGAACGCCCCCTCCTGCCGGAGAATGGTCACGACCGGGTGACGGGACAGATCTTCCAGAAGCGCCCGCATGTCCGGGCGGATGCTGCCGTTATCCACCACAATGACTTCGAAATGCGGATAGTCCGTTTCCTCAAGAAGACCACGCAGACAGGTTTGCAGAAAATCAGGCCGGTCCCTTGTAGGAATGATGATCGACACAAGCGGAAGCGCTGGAGGAAGCGGATAACAGACCCGGACAGGCTGCGGACTGCCTGCTTCGACCGGCGTCAGGGCCGCTTCTGTCAGAGTGACATCCGGCCTGTGACGCGCGAGGTGTTTTTCCGCCAGACGACGAAACAGTGATTGCGGAGAAGCTTCACGAGAACAGTTCCTGAAACGATGGAACAGGACGGCTGGCAGATGAACAATCTGCTCCGCCTTTCCGCCCTCCACGACTGCAAGCTTCAGCGCATAGAGCCATCCCTCGGGGGGCGGAGACGGATCAGCCGCATCAAGTTCCTCGACAACGTCCAGCACACGTTGCCGGGAAAAGACGCAGAGCTGCCCGAGCGTATCCCCGGTCAGCAACTGGTCATCACTCCATCCCGGCTTCAGACAGGCTCCGACATGGTTACCCACCCGATCAATCCTGTCCTCATCCGTGAAAAGCAGGACAGTCTCGGGCTTCGCCTCCAGCACCGGGGCAATACGGGCAAAAGCATCTTTTGCCAGTCGATCTCCCGGCTCAACAAACGCCAGATAAGGAGCCTGTCCTTCAAGTGGCGTCATGGCGCGTCGGACGTGCTTCAGGCCTAGATGAGGAAGCAGATGTTCAAATATCTTGCGGGAGGCGGCAATATGCAGAGTCCAGACTGCCTCTTCCTGCTCGCATAACGAACGAAGGGTGAGTTGCGCCGCCTCAACATCACCTTCCCCGACAGTCATATAAACATCGAAAAAGATATCGCTTCGACAGGACTTCTTCAGTCCGCGCTCCGTCTCTCCCTGCAACACGGACACAAACCACAGCGCATAGGCCCGGTCATCATCAGGAGGAGCGCCCTGCGGATAACACAACTGAAACGGCATCATCCCGGCACGATTTTCAGGAAGCAGGGTAGCGGCCACCAGATCGGCACAGGCACGTCGCCTCAGATCGACACGACGCAAAACAGAGCCGCCTGCCCTGTCGCCATCCAGCCGACAGAACTCGCCTGATTTAACCACGATCCGCGCCAGACAGCGCAACGAGGTCATCGTCACTTCACCTGTCCTGCGATCCACCGCGCGGGGAACAAGTCGCCTGATCTCACGCTGATCGGGCAGACGTTTCAACCCGACACGAAACATGACGCCTATGGCGAGCACGGCCTCGTGGAGCTGCCGCGCCGTGAGAACTGCTGCGCGATCGCGAAATGTCTCAAAATATCGTTTTTGTATCAAATATATTTTCAATCTCCTGTCAGGTTGACGGACACCTTTCCAGTGGTGATGGATGCCTTTCGCCCCGCGATGCAACAGACCTGAGCCTTATGATACGATCCTCTCCTCAATGCACGATCCGGGTCGATGTTGAAGATCTCTTCCAGTATGCGATGGCGAATCCCAGACCAAGCGGAATCCAGCGCGTCGTCTACGAAATCCTGAGCGTTCTGGTCGTGCGCGCAGCCCGGCGCCCCCAGTCGCCCCGCATCCTGTTTGTGCGCCGTGGCCGCAACGATGAGCCTTTTGCTGAAGTCACATGGTCCGAGATCACCGCTCTGTTCAGCACGCTCTCCGGCGCCCACCAGACGACCGAAAGACATAACGTCAGCCGCCGCACCGGGCAGGCTCTTCTTCATCAAACGCGTTTCGGGGAGAGTATCCGCAGAGCGCTGATTACAAAATTTCAGTCCATGCCGGAAGATATAGGAAAACCTCTTCTGGCGTCCGGCATCGCGCAAATCCGTGTCTTCCGTTTGCTGCGACAATTCTTCAAACCCTCACGTCCGACGCAGGTCTCACCACACGCTCCACCCGTTTCCGAAATCTCCGAAAACATTACAGCCGAATGCCCTGAAAAGACGGTTATCTCCGGACAGAAAGACATCTTTCTGATTCTCGGCGCAGCATGGTGCGACCCGCTGTTCAGCGAACGTCTCCGTCATGCAAGGGAACGCTATGATGTCCAGCCCGTTCTGCTGCTCCACGACCTGATCCCGTTCCGGCGTCCCGAATGGTGCGACCCTTCTCTCGTCAGGCACTTTCAGCACTGGCTGAGGACCACACTCCCGCACTGCTCCCGACTTCTCGCTGTCAGCCGGGCCACGGCGCGAGACGTGGCGCATTACGTCACAGACCATGAACTGCAACTGTCGGCACCCGTCCAGGTGATGCCCATGGGCTCCGGTTTCCGAATCATGCAGACAGAACCAGAAGTGGCTCCGGCCGGACTCCCTGCCCCCGGCACCTATGTCCTGTTCGTTTCAACGCTGGAAGTCCGCAAGAACCATGCCTTCCTGCTGCGGGTCTGGCGGCGTCTCCTCAGTGACGGAAACCCGGCGGATGTCCCCACTCTGGTTTTCGCCGGGCGTGTCGGCTGGCTGGTGCGTGACCTGATGCAGCAGCTCGATAACAGTGACTGGCTGAACGGCAAGATCAGACTGATTGCTGATCCGACAGATACAGAACTGAAACATCTTTATCAGGGATGTCTGTTTACCGTTTTTCCATCCCTGTTCGAAGGGTGGGGACTTCCTGTATCGGAAAGTCTGATGATGGGGGTTCCCTGCCTTGCATCCAGCGCCACGTCCGTGCCGGAAGCGGGCGGACGATTCACCCGTTATTTTGATCCTGAAAACGTCAGTGACGCAGTGGAGAGCATTCGGGATATTCTCTCCGACCGGGAAAAACTCCTGAACTGGAAACACGAGATCAGAACCCATTTCACAGCCACGTCATGGAGAGACTCTGCCGATACGCTGCTGGACGCCTGCCTTGAAACGTCCACTCAGGAGGCCGGACCATAATGCCCGTGCTCTGGGTCGATGTGACCGATCTCCTGCATTATCTTGGTCAGCACAACAGGCCGAGCGGCATTCAGCGCGTGGTTTCTGAACTCGGGCGCGCACTTGTGGAATGCGCCCCTGAACACATAAGATTCGTACGTCGCTTTGCAGGTCCGTATGATTTCGAAACCGTAAGCTGGCTTGATATAAAAAGTCTTTTTTCCACAACCGCAGAAAAACCCGTTCCACGGGAACAGACCCGGACCTCGCTTCCATCACCCCACGATCCTGGGCCATTCACTCCTCCACAAGGACGACTTGCTCTCCTCAAAGCATCCGCCGACATGCAGGCCGCGACTTTCCGGCATCTGAACCGGCTGACCGGCAGTCTGGCTGGGCGAATCAGGAGAGCCGTTCGTCACAGATCCCGACACCATCATGCTTCTTTCCTGCATACGGATTCCGGCGCCCTGCTGTCAGAACTGGCCCGTCCCGGCGATATATTTCTGGTTCCCGGCTCCCCCTGGGATTTTTCAGATTACGCCCGGACAGTGCGCTGGTTACGCGACAGTCGTAGAATGACGTTCGGACTGCTCATTCATGACATGTTCCCGATTTTCAATCCGGAATGGTGTGATCGCGGCGTGATCGCGAGTTTCACGGCCTGGCACAGGACGGTGCTGCCTCTGGCGGACCATGTTTTCACAACCAGCACCGCAACAGCGCGGGATGTTCAGAACCATGCGCGGCAGGAACGGATTTCCCTGATATCGGAACCGGTGCGCATCGGCGTGGGCACGACACTGCATAACAGCGTTCCCGGATTGCGCCGTCCCGAGACTCTTCCGCCTCCCGGCACTTACGTTCTGTTCGTCTCCACGCTGGAAGCCCGCAAGAATCATATCCAGATGGTACGGGTATGGCGTCGGCTTCTGGAAGAGCGCGGGTCCGCCAATGTACCTACGCTGGTCTTCGCCGGACGCGTGGGCTGGCTTGTGTCGGATCTCATGCAGCAACTGGAGGCCATGCAATGGCTGGGCGGAAAAATACGCCATATTGCCAGCCCCACAGATACTGAACTGGCGTTTCTCCATGAAGGCTGCCTGTTCACCGTGTTTCCCTCTCTCGCCGAAGGATGGGGGCTCCCGGTCTCGGAAAGCCTTGCGTCCGGAAAACCCTGCCTTGCGTCAAACTCAACGGCCATACCGGAAGCCGGAGGGTTACTGACGCGCTATTTCGACCCGGAGAATGCCAACGATATTTTCAGGGTAGTTTCTGAAACCCTGGATCATCCGCAGGCGCTGACCGAGTGGGGAGAGCGCATTCGCAGGACATACCGTCCCCCACAATGGCGGGACTGCGCACGGCGTATTCTGGACCAGACCGGCTGTCAGCAATCCTGAGCACCGGCCGCCGGAGAATTTATCCAGAACGCGAAACCCTCCGGCAGACCGGGTTTCAGAAACCAGCGTCTTTCCATGGGTTGGAAAGCGGGCGGGCGCCATAATGGGAAATCACTTCAGAAGCCGACAGGGAAGCCAGTCGTCCACACTCTTCAAGCGAGCGGTTCGAGGTCAGGCCCGTCAGGAATCCCGCTGCATACGCATCACCCGCGCCGGTCGTATCGATAACCTGCGTCGGAACGGGTGCGACATTCACTCTCTGACCACCACGGATCACCACACTTCCCTGCTCTGAGCGTGTCAGCGCCGCAAAGCTTGTATCTTCCGCAACATGCCGGGCCGCGGTTTCAAATCTGTCTGTCTGGTAGAGAGCGCAGATTTCATTTTCGTTGGCGAAGAGAATATCGACATGGCCTTTGACCAGATCGAGAAAGGCGTCACGGTGGCGACCGACGCAGAACGGATCTGAAAGGGAAAGCGAAACCTGACGTCCGGCATTATGCGCCAGTGTCGCTGCCCGACGGAAGGCTTCCTGCGCATGCGGAGGATCGAAGAGATAGCCCTCAAGATAGACGATCGACGATGCTGCAATGACATCAAGCAACACGTCTTCCGGTGAAAACTGTGTGCAGGCTCCGAGATACGTGCACATCGTGCGCTGGCCATCCGGCGTGATCAGCACGATGCAACTGGCTGTGGCCAGATTGGCTCCGAGCCGTCCATCAAGGGGTTTGGATGGGAAAGTAACTCCGCAGCCACGCATATCTTCAGCAAACGCCTGTCCGGCCGTATCGCCTGACACCTTCCCAAGGTAGGCCACGCGGGCGCCGAGCTGGGCTGCGGTCACGCAGGTATTGGCGGCTGATCCGCCACCTGTCTCACATTCAACCTGCACCGCCGCCCGGAGAGTCTTTACCCTATCCTCATCAATGAGCGTCATGCTCCCGGCTACAAGTCCCTGAGCGCTGAGGAAATCGAAACTCACCTTTGCCAGCACATCCGTGATGGCGTTTCCTATGCCGCAAAGATCGTAAAGGATGGTCATGAACTCGTCCCGCTGACTGAAAAGCTGGCTTTCTCTAGCCTTAATGCGCGGGCGCAGTCCATGCCTCCGAAGCACCCTCTTTTCCGCTGCCTATCCAAAGATAACCATTCGATCGCCATTTTCTGGGATATTTACGCAACGAACTCCCTTGTCG
The Acetobacter aceti genome window above contains:
- a CDS encoding putative quinol monooxygenase; the protein is MSQIEVVAIVKVKAGKEAEAAEAMKACVAPSRAESTNHAYTPHRDLDAPDTMIFIERWDSREALQAHMETPHFKKMAAILEPLLAAPLAVHILQPL
- a CDS encoding D-sedoheptulose 7-phosphate isomerase, producing the protein MTDYLRQSADAMAAFAQDEASQAVMLDMGARIVAALEKGGRLLIAGNGGSAADAQHIAGEFTARLMYDRRPLSAVALTTDTSGITAIGNDYGFADIFSRQVMALGRAGDVFLGITTSGRSPNILRAFEAAREIGLVTAAFTGHAGVQGAHCDVTLAVPANWTPVIQQLHITAAHIVCGLVERALCPRPVGV
- a CDS encoding glycosyltransferase family 2 protein, translating into MIQKRYFETFRDRAAVLTARQLHEAVLAIGVMFRVGLKRLPDQREIRRLVPRAVDRRTGEVTMTSLRCLARIVVKSGEFCRLDGDRAGGSVLRRVDLRRRACADLVAATLLPENRAGMMPFQLCYPQGAPPDDDRAYALWFVSVLQGETERGLKKSCRSDIFFDVYMTVGEGDVEAAQLTLRSLCEQEEAVWTLHIAASRKIFEHLLPHLGLKHVRRAMTPLEGQAPYLAFVEPGDRLAKDAFARIAPVLEAKPETVLLFTDEDRIDRVGNHVGACLKPGWSDDQLLTGDTLGQLCVFSRQRVLDVVEELDAADPSPPPEGWLYALKLAVVEGGKAEQIVHLPAVLFHRFRNCSREASPQSLFRRLAEKHLARHRPDVTLTEAALTPVEAGSPQPVRVCYPLPPALPLVSIIIPTRDRPDFLQTCLRGLLEETDYPHFEVIVVDNGSIRPDMRALLEDLSRHPVVTILRQEGAFNWARLNNQAVAHSRGDRLLLLNDDVRILHPDWLDEMVRQTLRPGVGVVGARLLYPDGTVQHAGVMLSRDGATHLLRGAKAQESGYLNALVCQRDMSAVTGACLMIRREVFDRIGGVDESFAVSCNDIDLCLRAGAAGWRVVWTPHASLTHVDGGTRGRDATPVQILSYWLETARLVARWSGRMSRDPALNPSLRVTDDALLLRFSCGPWACDDGRSGLLGQ
- a CDS encoding glycosyltransferase family 1 protein, which produces MIRSSPQCTIRVDVEDLFQYAMANPRPSGIQRVVYEILSVLVVRAARRPQSPRILFVRRGRNDEPFAEVTWSEITALFSTLSGAHQTTERHNVSRRTGQALLHQTRFGESIRRALITKFQSMPEDIGKPLLASGIAQIRVFRLLRQFFKPSRPTQVSPHAPPVSEISENITAECPEKTVISGQKDIFLILGAAWCDPLFSERLRHARERYDVQPVLLLHDLIPFRRPEWCDPSLVRHFQHWLRTTLPHCSRLLAVSRATARDVAHYVTDHELQLSAPVQVMPMGSGFRIMQTEPEVAPAGLPAPGTYVLFVSTLEVRKNHAFLLRVWRRLLSDGNPADVPTLVFAGRVGWLVRDLMQQLDNSDWLNGKIRLIADPTDTELKHLYQGCLFTVFPSLFEGWGLPVSESLMMGVPCLASSATSVPEAGGRFTRYFDPENVSDAVESIRDILSDREKLLNWKHEIRTHFTATSWRDSADTLLDACLETSTQEAGP
- a CDS encoding glycosyltransferase family 1 protein, with the protein product MPVLWVDVTDLLHYLGQHNRPSGIQRVVSELGRALVECAPEHIRFVRRFAGPYDFETVSWLDIKSLFSTTAEKPVPREQTRTSLPSPHDPGPFTPPQGRLALLKASADMQAATFRHLNRLTGSLAGRIRRAVRHRSRHHHASFLHTDSGALLSELARPGDIFLVPGSPWDFSDYARTVRWLRDSRRMTFGLLIHDMFPIFNPEWCDRGVIASFTAWHRTVLPLADHVFTTSTATARDVQNHARQERISLISEPVRIGVGTTLHNSVPGLRRPETLPPPGTYVLFVSTLEARKNHIQMVRVWRRLLEERGSANVPTLVFAGRVGWLVSDLMQQLEAMQWLGGKIRHIASPTDTELAFLHEGCLFTVFPSLAEGWGLPVSESLASGKPCLASNSTAIPEAGGLLTRYFDPENANDIFRVVSETLDHPQALTEWGERIRRTYRPPQWRDCARRILDQTGCQQS
- a CDS encoding adenosine kinase, which gives rise to MTILYDLCGIGNAITDVLAKVSFDFLSAQGLVAGSMTLIDEDRVKTLRAAVQVECETGGGSAANTCVTAAQLGARVAYLGKVSGDTAGQAFAEDMRGCGVTFPSKPLDGRLGANLATASCIVLITPDGQRTMCTYLGACTQFSPEDVLLDVIAASSIVYLEGYLFDPPHAQEAFRRAATLAHNAGRQVSLSLSDPFCVGRHRDAFLDLVKGHVDILFANENEICALYQTDRFETAARHVAEDTSFAALTRSEQGSVVIRGGQRVNVAPVPTQVIDTTGAGDAYAAGFLTGLTSNRSLEECGRLASLSASEVISHYGARPLSNPWKDAGF